One part of the Tenacibaculum sp. 190130A14a genome encodes these proteins:
- a CDS encoding outer membrane beta-barrel protein, which produces MKSTITTFLIFLWGISMSAQHNITGKITDQNNEAIPYANVILKTINSNSSLKGAVTNENGHYTFENLKTNTYQIEVSVLGFQIEKTQEFDLNGNKTFNFKLKEENQTLNEVVIKSKRPIIKQTAEKLIVDLEKTEMVNTSLQDIMRKVPGVLVTNNGISIAGKSGVRILINGKTTEYMDVDTLLRDFPADNIAKVEVVEQPGAEYDASGSGAVINIILKKNVRLGTHGSLTGWIGEDEGFEYGTRASIASYKNKLNWQTSISQSKPTWRDDLFLVRTVGNETYDQTTREPYDPSRLTFSGNLDYYINDDHSIGIGGRWNKRESNRTTTSKTIISDPTNTDVLFSENVFDRDRVDFNINPYYEYKTDTDRLIIDFNYIDYKNDNTNTLSDVMGSTVDFTDRRYLQDGKYTIKTYKADYNKTFSDNFKLSFGSKYSQVNTNNDLKSYLENTSGGFELDQDNSSKFLVDETILAIYSKINATTGKWSFSAGLRYEDSKTNGTSIFMKDGSLTTEVKKRPISKLFPSASISRKITDQIGASISYSYRIQRPSYNSLNSFQEFLDPFSAGEGNPNLKPAFTNNYQFNLTYDGQPFFTVGYSKTNDVIFDLIKQNNTTAQIRQQAVNVENFTNWNFRLFGPLSFIKNVEGYTGFIVNRNSYNSAIHGVDLSKWNLFWFIQANYKLPWDVNFELSGNYGTGALEGQIDVQWLAGLDFSFGKKFLDDKLKVNLGFNKMLNRGFNGTIDYGNGTAQVESNGSRQNVQLRLTYSFGSKFGKKKSRRNSSRDEENRIDDTN; this is translated from the coding sequence ATGAAATCTACAATTACTACATTCTTAATTTTCCTTTGGGGTATTTCAATGTCTGCACAACACAATATTACAGGGAAAATCACTGATCAAAACAACGAGGCTATTCCTTATGCCAATGTCATTTTAAAAACTATTAACTCTAATAGTTCATTGAAAGGAGCAGTTACCAATGAAAATGGTCACTATACTTTTGAGAACTTAAAAACCAACACCTATCAAATAGAAGTTTCGGTTTTAGGGTTTCAAATTGAAAAAACCCAAGAATTTGATTTAAATGGTAATAAAACATTTAACTTCAAATTAAAAGAAGAAAACCAAACCTTAAACGAAGTAGTTATCAAATCTAAAAGACCTATTATTAAACAAACGGCTGAAAAACTTATTGTTGATTTAGAAAAAACAGAAATGGTAAATACCAGCCTACAAGACATTATGAGAAAAGTACCTGGTGTTTTAGTTACCAACAACGGAATTTCTATTGCAGGTAAAAGCGGTGTTAGAATTCTGATCAATGGAAAAACAACAGAATATATGGATGTCGATACGTTGTTACGAGATTTCCCTGCAGATAACATTGCTAAAGTAGAAGTGGTTGAGCAACCTGGTGCCGAATATGACGCTTCTGGATCTGGAGCTGTGATTAATATTATATTAAAGAAAAATGTTCGTTTAGGAACTCACGGAAGTCTTACAGGATGGATTGGTGAAGATGAAGGCTTCGAATATGGCACAAGAGCATCTATTGCTAGTTATAAAAACAAACTAAACTGGCAAACAAGTATTAGTCAATCCAAACCAACATGGAGAGATGATTTATTCTTGGTAAGAACAGTAGGTAATGAAACTTACGACCAAACCACAAGAGAACCTTACGACCCAAGTAGACTTACATTCAGCGGGAACTTAGATTATTATATAAATGATGATCACTCTATAGGTATTGGAGGTCGATGGAATAAAAGAGAATCTAACAGAACAACTACCAGTAAAACAATTATCTCTGACCCTACGAATACAGATGTATTGTTTTCTGAAAATGTTTTTGATCGAGATCGAGTTGACTTCAACATTAATCCTTACTATGAATATAAAACAGATACAGATAGGTTAATCATTGACTTTAATTATATCGATTATAAAAATGATAATACCAACACTTTATCAGATGTTATGGGAAGTACTGTTGATTTTACAGACAGAAGATATTTACAAGATGGAAAATATACCATTAAAACTTATAAAGCTGATTATAACAAAACTTTTTCTGATAATTTCAAGTTAAGTTTTGGAAGTAAATATTCTCAAGTAAACACAAATAATGATTTAAAGTCATATCTAGAAAACACTTCTGGAGGGTTTGAATTAGATCAAGATAACAGCAGTAAGTTTTTAGTCGATGAAACAATTCTGGCGATTTATTCTAAAATAAATGCAACTACTGGAAAATGGTCTTTTTCTGCTGGTTTACGTTATGAGGATAGCAAAACAAATGGAACATCTATTTTTATGAAAGACGGATCCTTAACAACAGAAGTTAAGAAGCGTCCAATTAGCAAACTTTTTCCAAGCGCCTCAATTAGCAGAAAGATTACCGATCAAATAGGTGCAAGTATCTCTTATAGCTATAGAATACAAAGACCTTCCTACAACAGTTTAAATTCTTTTCAAGAGTTTTTGGATCCTTTTTCGGCAGGAGAAGGAAACCCTAACCTTAAACCAGCATTTACCAATAATTATCAATTCAATTTGACCTACGATGGACAACCATTTTTTACCGTAGGTTACAGTAAGACAAACGATGTTATTTTCGATTTAATCAAACAAAACAATACCACTGCTCAAATTAGACAACAAGCAGTAAACGTAGAGAACTTCACCAACTGGAACTTTAGATTATTTGGACCTCTAAGCTTTATTAAAAATGTAGAAGGATATACTGGTTTTATAGTGAATAGAAATAGTTATAACTCTGCGATACATGGAGTAGACTTATCTAAATGGAATCTGTTTTGGTTTATTCAAGCCAATTATAAACTTCCTTGGGATGTAAACTTTGAGTTGAGCGGAAATTACGGAACTGGTGCCTTAGAAGGACAAATTGATGTTCAATGGTTAGCCGGATTAGATTTCTCTTTTGGAAAAAAGTTTTTAGACGATAAATTAAAAGTAAACTTAGGATTCAATAAAATGTTGAATCGAGGATTTAACGGAACTATCGACTATGGAAATGGTACTGCACAAGTTGAAAGTAATGGGTCACGACAAAATGTTCAACTAAGATTAACCTATAGTTTTGGCTCTAAATTCGGAAAGAAAAAATCGAGACGTAATTCTTCTAGAGATGAAGAAAACAGAATCGATGATACTAATTAA
- a CDS encoding zinc metallopeptidase, translating into MAIGLEYYIIIGAISLFSWIVSNTLKRKFKKYSKVRLRNQMSGAEIAEKMLADHGISDVQVISTPGMLTDHYNPRNKTVNLSEGVYNQRNAAAAAVAAHEVGHAVQHARAYKWLEMRSNLVPMVSVSSKFSQYLVMGGLILGATSSLGYWVLAAGVFLMGIATLFSFVTLPVEYDASNRALTWLENKHIVTREELAGSKDALKWAARTYLVAALGSLAMLLYWVMRLLAANRD; encoded by the coding sequence ATGGCAATAGGTTTGGAATACTATATAATTATTGGTGCTATCTCTTTATTTAGCTGGATAGTTAGCAATACATTAAAAAGAAAATTTAAAAAATATTCTAAGGTTCGTTTAAGAAATCAAATGAGTGGTGCTGAGATTGCTGAAAAAATGCTAGCAGACCATGGAATTAGTGATGTACAAGTAATTTCTACACCTGGAATGTTAACAGATCATTACAACCCAAGAAACAAAACGGTTAATTTAAGTGAAGGAGTTTACAACCAAAGAAATGCAGCAGCTGCAGCGGTGGCTGCCCATGAGGTTGGACATGCAGTTCAACACGCTAGAGCTTATAAATGGTTAGAAATGCGTTCAAATCTTGTACCTATGGTAAGTGTTTCCTCTAAGTTTTCGCAATATTTAGTAATGGGAGGTTTAATCTTAGGAGCTACGTCTAGTTTAGGTTATTGGGTTTTAGCTGCTGGTGTTTTCTTAATGGGTATAGCAACACTATTTAGTTTTGTTACACTTCCTGTTGAATACGATGCAAGCAACAGAGCTTTAACTTGGTTAGAGAACAAACATATTGTTACCCGTGAAGAGTTAGCTGGTTCAAAAGATGCTTTAAAATGGGCTGCCAGAACCTATTTAGTTGCTGCGCTAGGTTCTTTAGCAATGCTATTATACTGGGTAATGAGATTACTCGCTGCCAATAGAGATTAA
- a CDS encoding asparaginase, producing MTRKPEILIVYTGGTIGMVKDYQTGALKAFDFSQILEKIPELKLLNCNISTISFEEPIDSSNMNIDYYVNIAEIIANNYEKFDGFVVLTGSDTMSYTSSAISFMFENLKKPVIFTGSQLPIGHLRTDAKENLITSIEIASAYNEEEPIVKEVGLYFEYKLYRANRTTKINAEQFEAFTSMNYPPIAESGVHLNFNHHLLLDPSKNGDKLIFRKNLDNNIAILKLFPGITEKVVRAYLSIPGLKGLIIETYGAGNAPTKEWFLMFLKDCIAQGVFIVNVTQCAGGSVILGHYETSSALKSLGVIDGKDITTETAVAKMMYLLGEKLSKEDFKRYFETSLRGEITN from the coding sequence ATGACAAGAAAACCTGAAATACTTATAGTATATACTGGCGGAACCATTGGTATGGTAAAAGATTATCAAACAGGAGCATTGAAAGCGTTTGATTTTAGTCAGATATTAGAGAAAATTCCAGAATTAAAGTTATTAAACTGTAATATATCTACAATCTCTTTTGAAGAACCCATCGATTCTTCAAATATGAATATTGATTATTATGTAAACATCGCAGAGATTATTGCTAATAACTATGAGAAGTTTGACGGATTCGTGGTGCTAACAGGTTCAGATACGATGTCGTATACTTCATCGGCAATTAGTTTTATGTTTGAGAATCTAAAAAAACCGGTGATTTTTACGGGATCTCAATTGCCTATAGGTCATCTACGTACAGATGCAAAAGAAAATTTAATTACTTCTATCGAAATAGCTTCAGCTTATAACGAAGAAGAACCTATAGTTAAGGAGGTAGGATTGTATTTTGAGTATAAATTGTATCGAGCAAACCGTACTACTAAAATAAATGCAGAACAATTTGAAGCATTTACTTCAATGAATTATCCTCCTATAGCTGAAAGTGGAGTGCATTTGAACTTTAATCATCATTTATTATTGGATCCTAGTAAAAATGGTGACAAGCTTATATTTAGAAAGAATTTAGACAATAATATAGCCATTTTAAAACTGTTTCCGGGAATTACAGAGAAGGTAGTTCGTGCCTATTTGAGTATCCCTGGGTTAAAAGGTTTGATAATTGAAACTTATGGAGCAGGAAATGCACCGACAAAGGAATGGTTTTTGATGTTTCTAAAAGACTGTATTGCACAAGGAGTGTTTATTGTGAATGTAACACAATGTGCTGGAGGGAGTGTTATTTTAGGGCATTATGAAACAAGTTCAGCGTTAAAAAGCCTTGGAGTAATTGATGGAAAAGACATCACAACAGAAACAGCCGTGGCAAAAATGATGTATTTATTGGGAGAAAAATTGTCAAAAGAAGATTTTAAACGCTATTTTGAGACATCGTTAAGAGGTGAAATAACGAATTAA
- a CDS encoding MotA/TolQ/ExbB proton channel family protein: MKKVVNILSITGFMFLGAIQSVQAQEAAESTKTFRQELKQRFIEGGPVFMGIVLVALILGLAIVIERIIYLNMATTNTKKLVASVDDALSSGGVEAAKEVCRNTKGPVASIFYQGLERADESLEAAEKAVVGYGGVQMGLLEKNVSWISLFIALAPMLGFMGTVIGMIGAFDAIAVANDISPAVVAGGIKVALLTTVFGLVVAIILQIFYNYIISKIDSIVNNMEDASISLIDLLAKYKK, translated from the coding sequence ATGAAAAAAGTAGTAAATATCCTATCAATTACAGGATTTATGTTTTTAGGAGCTATTCAATCTGTACAAGCTCAAGAAGCAGCTGAGTCGACTAAAACTTTTCGCCAAGAGTTAAAGCAACGTTTTATTGAAGGAGGTCCTGTATTCATGGGGATTGTATTAGTAGCTTTAATTTTAGGTTTAGCTATTGTTATTGAAAGAATCATCTATTTAAACATGGCTACTACTAACACTAAGAAATTAGTTGCTAGTGTAGACGACGCTTTAAGTTCAGGTGGAGTAGAGGCTGCTAAAGAAGTATGTAGAAATACAAAAGGTCCTGTTGCTTCGATTTTTTATCAAGGATTAGAAAGAGCTGATGAAAGTTTAGAAGCTGCTGAGAAAGCTGTAGTAGGATATGGTGGTGTACAAATGGGATTATTAGAGAAAAACGTTTCTTGGATTTCTTTATTTATCGCATTAGCACCAATGTTAGGATTCATGGGTACGGTAATCGGTATGATTGGAGCATTCGACGCGATTGCAGTAGCAAATGATATCTCTCCAGCGGTAGTAGCAGGTGGTATTAAAGTAGCACTTTTAACTACTGTATTTGGTTTAGTTGTAGCAATTATCTTACAAATTTTTTATAACTACATTATCTCTAAAATTGATAGTATCGTAAACAACATGGAAGATGCTTCAATTTCTTTAATCGATTTATTAGCTAAGTATAAAAAATAA
- a CDS encoding biopolymer transporter ExbD, with product MARRENPEINAGSMADIAFLLLIFFLVTTTMDVDSGVSVKLPEKVETPPDIKIKEKNIFEISINRNNQLFVDNQVMELKDLKDAAISFMDNGGGLGNPAPGEDKGKECDYCKGNKDPESSDHPNKAVISIESDRGTEYGIYVAVRNEILRANAELRNRLSQEKYGMSFIELEEAFKASNRKDDDLKKKVEDIKNSYPQIISDTDPTSVQ from the coding sequence ATGGCAAGAAGAGAAAACCCAGAAATTAATGCAGGTTCTATGGCAGATATTGCCTTCTTGCTACTTATCTTTTTCCTAGTAACAACCACAATGGATGTTGATTCAGGAGTTTCAGTAAAACTTCCTGAAAAAGTTGAAACTCCACCAGATATTAAAATCAAAGAGAAAAACATCTTTGAAATTAGTATCAACCGTAATAATCAGTTATTTGTAGATAATCAAGTAATGGAATTAAAGGATCTTAAAGATGCTGCCATTAGTTTTATGGATAACGGAGGAGGTCTTGGAAATCCAGCTCCAGGAGAAGATAAAGGTAAAGAATGTGATTACTGTAAAGGAAATAAAGACCCTGAGTCTTCAGATCACCCAAATAAAGCTGTAATTTCTATTGAAAGTGATAGAGGTACTGAGTACGGAATTTATGTAGCTGTAAGAAATGAAATTCTTAGAGCAAATGCTGAGTTACGTAACCGCTTAAGTCAAGAGAAATACGGAATGAGTTTTATTGAGTTAGAAGAAGCTTTTAAAGCATCTAACAGAAAGGATGATGATTTAAAGAAAAAGGTTGAGGATATTAAAAATAGTTACCCTCAAATTATTTCTGATACAGATCCAACAAGTGTTCAATAA
- a CDS encoding biopolymer transporter ExbD yields the protein MSKFKKKKKGLPAVSTASLPDIVFMLLFFFMVTTTMRETDLQIDAPRLPSATEVKKLERKSLVSTIYVGKAKDAKYGTSFNRIQLNDKIGTPDEVPAFIFRERENVSEAEIPFMTTSIKADKESSYGTLADIREKLRDVNALKLSLSTHKGSAIKK from the coding sequence ATGTCTAAGTTTAAAAAGAAGAAAAAAGGATTACCAGCGGTATCGACGGCATCTTTACCAGATATTGTTTTTATGTTATTATTCTTCTTCATGGTAACTACAACAATGAGAGAAACAGATTTACAAATCGATGCTCCTCGTTTACCTAGTGCTACTGAAGTTAAGAAACTAGAGCGTAAAAGTTTAGTAAGCACAATATATGTTGGTAAAGCTAAAGACGCTAAGTATGGAACAAGTTTTAATAGAATTCAGTTAAATGATAAAATAGGAACACCAGATGAGGTTCCAGCTTTTATCTTTAGAGAAAGAGAGAATGTTTCTGAAGCTGAAATTCCATTTATGACTACTTCTATCAAAGCAGATAAAGAATCTAGCTATGGTACTTTAGCAGATATCCGTGAGAAATTAAGAGATGTAAATGCTCTTAAATTAAGTTTATCAACTCACAAGGGTAGCGCAATTAAGAAGTAA
- a CDS encoding porin family protein encodes MMKKIIILFCVFWGMNVVAQKDSLQLGDRYLEDQLYMNVSYNVLTGQPNGVNSSGFSYGVSAGYIKDIPLSKQGNYAFGIGLGYSYDSFNHSLKLVQNNSTISFEVDAQSTSNVFRLHNLELPIQLRWRTSDAVTYSFWRVYAGLVVRYNFYNGFTNTTNGVTSRVTNVANFNNWQTALTLSAGYGTFNFYVSYGISPLFKNATLNGQTIDTKVLKLGLSFYLL; translated from the coding sequence ATGATGAAAAAAATAATCATTTTATTTTGTGTTTTTTGGGGAATGAATGTTGTTGCTCAAAAAGATTCTTTACAATTGGGAGATCGCTATTTAGAGGATCAATTGTATATGAATGTTAGTTACAATGTATTAACGGGTCAACCAAACGGAGTTAATAGCAGTGGGTTTTCATATGGTGTTTCAGCTGGCTACATAAAAGATATTCCATTGAGTAAACAGGGTAATTATGCATTTGGAATAGGGCTAGGTTATAGCTATGATTCATTTAATCACAGTTTGAAGCTAGTTCAAAATAATAGTACAATATCTTTTGAAGTTGATGCGCAATCTACTTCTAATGTGTTTAGATTACATAATTTGGAGTTACCAATACAGTTGAGATGGAGAACTTCAGACGCAGTGACTTACTCGTTTTGGAGAGTTTATGCTGGTTTAGTAGTGCGTTATAATTTTTACAATGGATTTACCAATACTACTAACGGAGTAACCAGCAGAGTTACTAATGTTGCTAATTTTAATAATTGGCAAACAGCATTGACTTTATCGGCCGGTTACGGAACGTTTAATTTTTATGTTTCTTACGGGATATCTCCTTTGTTTAAGAACGCAACGTTGAATGGCCAGACAATTGATACTAAAGTATTGAAATTAGGGCTTAGTTTTTATCTTCTATAA
- the rpoN gene encoding RNA polymerase factor sigma-54, with protein sequence MLKQSLHQKLLQKLSPQQIQLMKLIQLPTQAFEERLKQEIEENPALDTGKEEGDNFEDSLVNDTDYDDAGSEKIDAEDINIDEYLSDDEYPSYKTQANNYSSDDDEKQVPYAAGTTFHQSLKNQLNTFRINDEERSIAEFLVGSIDDSGYIRREVIDLVDDLAFTQNVFTSEEKVVKILTEVVQKLDPIGVGARDLKECLIIQLNAKKSTVSRDLAIHILEEAFDHFVKKHYKKLLDKFAINEEQLKEAITEISKLNPKPGSSYAGNNKIAEQIVPDFTIRILEGQLELTLNSRNAPELHVSREYNNMLKGYQDSKDKSKAQKDAVLFIKQKLDAAKWFIDAIKQRQQTLLVTMNAIMHHQQEYFLTGDERKLKPMILKDIADEIEMDVSTVSRVANSKYVSTPYGTKLIKEFFSESMKNDQGEDVSTREIKKILENVISEEDKRKPLTDEKLSKLLKEKGYPIARRTVAKYREQLDIPVARLRKEI encoded by the coding sequence ATGCTAAAACAAAGTTTACATCAAAAATTACTTCAGAAGTTATCACCGCAGCAAATTCAGCTAATGAAGCTGATTCAGTTGCCTACACAAGCTTTTGAAGAGCGTTTGAAACAAGAAATAGAAGAAAATCCAGCACTTGATACTGGTAAAGAAGAAGGAGATAATTTTGAAGATTCTTTAGTGAACGATACCGATTATGATGATGCAGGGAGTGAAAAGATAGATGCTGAAGACATTAATATAGATGAATATTTGAGTGATGATGAGTATCCTAGTTACAAAACTCAGGCTAACAATTATTCTTCAGATGATGATGAAAAACAAGTCCCTTATGCAGCTGGAACTACCTTTCATCAATCTTTAAAAAATCAATTAAACACCTTTAGAATTAATGACGAAGAGCGTTCTATTGCTGAATTTTTAGTTGGTAGTATTGATGATAGTGGTTACATTCGTCGCGAAGTAATTGATTTAGTAGATGATTTAGCTTTCACCCAAAACGTGTTTACTTCAGAAGAAAAAGTTGTAAAAATTCTTACTGAAGTTGTTCAAAAACTAGATCCTATTGGGGTTGGTGCAAGAGATTTAAAAGAATGTCTTATCATTCAATTAAACGCAAAAAAAAGTACGGTTAGTAGAGATTTAGCTATTCATATTTTAGAGGAAGCCTTTGACCATTTCGTCAAAAAACACTACAAGAAACTTTTAGATAAGTTTGCTATTAACGAAGAACAACTAAAAGAAGCAATTACTGAGATTAGCAAACTTAATCCGAAACCAGGGAGTTCTTATGCAGGAAACAATAAAATTGCAGAACAAATCGTTCCAGATTTTACTATTCGTATCCTTGAAGGACAATTAGAACTAACTTTAAATTCTCGCAACGCACCAGAGCTTCATGTATCTCGAGAGTATAATAATATGCTTAAAGGATATCAAGATTCCAAAGATAAAAGTAAGGCTCAAAAAGATGCTGTGCTCTTTATAAAACAAAAATTAGATGCAGCAAAATGGTTTATAGATGCTATTAAACAGCGACAACAAACATTATTGGTAACTATGAATGCTATTATGCATCATCAACAAGAATATTTCTTAACTGGTGATGAGCGTAAGTTAAAACCGATGATTTTAAAAGATATTGCAGATGAAATTGAAATGGATGTATCTACTGTTTCACGTGTAGCAAACAGCAAATATGTCTCTACTCCTTATGGTACTAAACTTATAAAAGAGTTTTTCTCTGAATCTATGAAAAATGATCAAGGGGAAGATGTTTCTACAAGGGAAATTAAGAAAATATTAGAAAATGTTATCTCTGAAGAGGACAAAAGAAAACCGCTTACAGATGAAAAACTATCGAAACTTTTAAAAGAAAAAGGATATCCGATTGCAAGGAGAACAGTTGCCAAATACCGTGAACAACTAGATATTCCAGTTGCAAGATTAAGAAAGGAAATTTAA
- the asnS gene encoding asparagine--tRNA ligase: MKRSSVKELLHSDKILQEVHVKGWVRTFRSNRFIALNDGSTINNIQCVVDFENTDEALLKRINTGAAVSITGTLAESQGKGQSVEIQVSNLEILGDSNPEEYPIQPKRHSFEFLRENAHLRVRTNTFSAVMRLRSALSFAVHQYFQKNGFYYVNTPIITGSDAEGAGEMFSVTSFEANKAPLKEDGTIDYSQDFFGKETNLTVSGQLEAETYAMALGKVYTFGPTFRAENSNTTRHLAEFWMIEPEVAFNDLDANMDLSEDFIKDVLQYVLDNCQDDLAFLDNRLAQEEKTKPQAQRSEMGLIERLKFVVENNFKRVSYTEAIDILRNSKPNKKKKFQFPVNEWGVDLQSEHERYLVEKHFKCPVILFDYPANIKAFYMRLNEDGKTVRAMDVLFPGIGEMVGGSQREERLDVLKEKMAALDIPEEELWWYLDTRKFGTAVHSGFGLGFERLVLFTTGMSNIRDVIPFPRTPQNAEF; this comes from the coding sequence ATGAAAAGAAGTAGCGTTAAAGAATTATTACATTCTGATAAGATTTTACAAGAAGTACATGTAAAAGGATGGGTTAGAACTTTTAGAAGCAATCGTTTTATTGCTCTAAATGATGGTTCTACAATTAATAATATTCAATGTGTTGTAGATTTCGAAAACACTGATGAAGCACTTCTAAAGAGAATAAATACTGGAGCTGCAGTAAGTATTACTGGTACTTTAGCTGAAAGTCAAGGTAAAGGACAATCAGTAGAAATCCAAGTAAGCAACTTAGAAATATTAGGAGATTCTAATCCAGAAGAATATCCAATACAACCAAAAAGACATAGTTTTGAATTTTTACGTGAAAATGCACACTTAAGAGTTCGTACTAATACATTTAGTGCTGTAATGCGTTTACGTTCGGCATTATCATTTGCGGTACATCAATATTTCCAGAAAAATGGTTTTTACTATGTAAACACCCCTATTATTACTGGATCTGATGCTGAAGGTGCTGGAGAAATGTTTAGTGTAACTTCTTTTGAAGCAAACAAAGCTCCTTTAAAAGAAGACGGCACTATTGATTATAGTCAAGACTTTTTTGGTAAAGAAACCAATTTGACTGTTTCTGGACAATTAGAAGCTGAAACATATGCAATGGCTTTAGGAAAGGTATATACTTTTGGACCTACATTTAGAGCAGAAAACTCTAACACTACACGCCATTTAGCTGAGTTTTGGATGATTGAACCTGAGGTTGCATTTAACGACTTAGATGCTAATATGGATTTATCGGAAGACTTTATTAAAGACGTTTTACAATATGTTTTAGATAACTGTCAAGATGATTTAGCGTTTTTAGACAATCGTTTAGCACAAGAAGAAAAAACGAAACCACAAGCACAACGTAGCGAAATGGGATTAATTGAACGTTTAAAGTTTGTTGTTGAAAACAACTTTAAACGAGTTTCTTATACAGAGGCAATAGATATTTTACGTAACTCTAAGCCAAACAAAAAGAAAAAATTCCAGTTTCCTGTAAACGAATGGGGAGTAGATTTACAATCTGAGCATGAGCGTTATTTAGTTGAAAAACATTTCAAATGTCCAGTAATTTTATTTGATTATCCAGCAAACATTAAAGCTTTTTACATGCGTCTAAATGAAGATGGTAAGACTGTGCGTGCTATGGATGTTTTATTCCCTGGTATTGGTGAAATGGTTGGAGGTTCTCAAAGAGAAGAACGTTTAGATGTTTTAAAAGAAAAAATGGCTGCTTTAGATATTCCTGAAGAAGAATTATGGTGGTATTTAGATACTCGTAAATTTGGAACAGCAGTACATTCTGGTTTCGGTTTAGGCTTTGAACGTTTGGTATTATTTACAACTGGTATGAGTAATATTAGAGATGTAATTCCATTCCCGAGAACACCACAAAACGCAGAGTTTTAA